Proteins found in one Gemmobacter sp. 24YEA27 genomic segment:
- a CDS encoding membrane dipeptidase — translation MSELTPQKRRILIDGLQADECDVEVFQEWNRGGLSCVHTTCMNYTFDNTRDALSALSRWRRAFRHHPDLIEQARTADDITRIAESGRTAVILGFQNTLPLEDDLALVEIFYDLGIRCLQMSYNHQGLAGSGCLEPNDSGLSLYGKKIISEMNRLGMIVDVSHCGLRTTLDSIEHSSQPIAVTHSNPSSFGTKYGHKFELTHRLKSDDVLKKVAETGGMFGMVLFPAMLPGGIDCKLETFVDMVEHAASVVGHKSLGLGTDFVWRRPLSYIRQVRTGRSTYDWAPVVPPVWPEWMRTPADLPRLADELARRKWTEEQIDDFLGQNWLDYYRRILG, via the coding sequence ATGTCCGAACTCACCCCCCAAAAGCGCCGCATCCTGATTGACGGATTGCAGGCCGATGAATGCGATGTCGAGGTTTTTCAGGAATGGAACCGCGGCGGATTGTCCTGTGTTCATACCACCTGCATGAACTATACCTTCGACAACACACGTGACGCGCTGTCCGCCCTGTCGCGCTGGCGGCGTGCCTTCCGGCACCATCCCGATCTGATCGAGCAGGCCCGGACCGCCGATGACATCACCCGGATCGCCGAAAGCGGCCGCACCGCCGTCATCCTCGGTTTCCAGAACACCCTGCCGCTGGAAGATGACCTGGCGCTGGTCGAGATCTTCTATGACCTGGGCATTCGCTGCCTGCAGATGAGCTATAATCACCAGGGCCTGGCGGGTTCGGGCTGTCTGGAGCCGAATGACAGCGGGCTGTCGCTTTACGGCAAGAAGATAATTTCCGAGATGAACCGCCTCGGGATGATCGTCGATGTGTCGCATTGCGGGTTGCGCACCACGCTGGACAGTATCGAGCATTCGAGCCAGCCGATCGCCGTCACCCATTCCAACCCGTCAAGTTTCGGCACGAAATACGGCCATAAATTCGAGCTGACCCATCGGCTGAAATCCGATGATGTGCTGAAGAAGGTGGCCGAAACCGGCGGCATGTTCGGGATGGTGCTGTTTCCCGCGATGCTTCCCGGCGGGATTGACTGCAAGCTGGAGACCTTTGTCGATATGGTCGAACATGCGGCTTCGGTGGTTGGCCATAAATCGCTGGGGCTTGGCACCGATTTCGTCTGGCGGCGCCCGCTGTCCTATATCCGTCAGGTCCGGACCGGGCGGTCGACCTATGACTGGGCGCCGGTGGTGCCGCCGGTCTGGCCGGAATGGATGCGCACGCCCGCAGACCTGCCGCGCCTTGCCGATGAGCTTGCGCGCCGCAAATGGACCGAGGAGCAGATCGACGATTTCCTCGGCCAGAACTGGCTGGAT
- a CDS encoding glutathione S-transferase family protein, protein MAGRSAAKYRPELRTPQNVQTLLRAGTCESRAPFCAERNRAPYELILVDRKKGEHQSADYLALNPNGRIPTLVDGDLTLFEAAAICLHLADRHPEAGLIAAPGSRERALTYQWLTFLTNTVQVDFWQYYRPEFYVPPQDEPAYRERMEEHLLRHLTVLDAALQGRSALAGERVSIADLYLLLLGRWCRLLSTPTRSFPDLARHLDTLVERPAIQRSFAAESITAPFF, encoded by the coding sequence ATGGCAGGCCGATCCGCCGCAAAATACCGGCCTGAGCTGAGGACACCCCAGAATGTACAAACTCTATTACGCGCCGGGACTTGCGAGTCTCGCGCCCCATTTTGTGCTGAACGAAATCGGGCGCCCTATGAGCTGATCCTCGTCGACCGCAAAAAGGGCGAGCATCAAAGTGCGGACTATCTGGCGCTGAACCCGAATGGAAGAATTCCGACGCTCGTCGATGGCGATCTGACGCTGTTCGAGGCGGCGGCGATCTGCCTGCATCTGGCAGACCGTCATCCCGAGGCGGGTCTGATCGCCGCGCCTGGCAGCCGCGAGCGGGCCCTGACCTATCAATGGCTGACCTTTCTTACGAATACGGTCCAGGTGGATTTCTGGCAGTATTACCGCCCCGAATTCTATGTGCCGCCCCAAGACGAGCCCGCCTATCGGGAGCGGATGGAGGAGCATCTTCTGCGCCATCTGACCGTGCTGGATGCGGCCTTGCAGGGGCGGAGCGCGCTCGCGGGCGAGCGGGTTTCGATTGCCGATCTTTACCTGCTGCTCCTCGGGCGCTGGTGCCGCCTGCTCTCAACACCCACCCGCAGCTTCCCAGACCTGGCCCGCCATCTCGACACTCTGGTCGAGCGCCCCGCGATCCAGCGCAGTTTTGCGGCGGAATCCATCACCGCCCCTTTCTTCTGA
- a CDS encoding amidohydrolase family protein, with protein sequence MEQLPVDSLIRNGFVIIMDAGRRCLPNGAIAISGGRIVDVGPEAELLTRYRADKVIDARGGTVHPGFIDTHVHFMNTARGALPDTLETGTMMNVLRRWWDLSDLADERAATMLNCLEMLSNGTTCFLEAGTLKYADAAAEAAAELGIRGFIGDPFLWDLPISDGVYDMSRAARDLDRSLDLLGGQLKRNTAVKEPLIRGCVVVFGLGSASDELLQAAKSVADANGVILTMHQSFDHHDAGADAARLGKRAICHYADHGLLGENMTFSHMNDLDPDEAKLAAEAGVTAVWCPVTSMNLGAQAAKHARHLEMRRHGANVSLASDGVASGCRYDVGFQGLVALLGTRAKGDGQQMTAMDVLELATIGGAKAVGMAADLGSLEPGKYADIVIRSTDLPEAHPWSDPVQSLVYNCGSKSVDRVIVNGVLVWADGHPQLVDAAKAYDEARHSHLRMLERLDMKPRWQADPPQNTGLS encoded by the coding sequence ATGGAGCAGCTGCCTGTCGATAGTCTGATCCGCAACGGCTTTGTCATCATCATGGATGCCGGCCGGCGCTGCCTGCCCAACGGGGCGATCGCGATCAGTGGCGGGCGTATCGTTGATGTCGGGCCAGAGGCGGAGCTCCTTACCCGCTACCGCGCGGATAAGGTGATCGACGCCAGAGGCGGCACGGTTCATCCCGGTTTCATCGACACCCATGTGCATTTCATGAACACCGCCCGGGGCGCGCTGCCGGATACGCTGGAAACCGGCACGATGATGAATGTGCTGCGCCGGTGGTGGGACCTCTCCGATCTTGCCGATGAGCGCGCGGCGACCATGCTCAACTGCCTCGAAATGCTCTCGAATGGCACGACCTGCTTTCTTGAGGCCGGAACGCTGAAATATGCCGATGCCGCCGCCGAAGCTGCCGCTGAGCTCGGCATCAGGGGGTTTATCGGGGATCCGTTCCTGTGGGATCTGCCGATCAGCGATGGCGTTTACGACATGTCGCGGGCCGCGCGCGATCTGGACCGCAGCCTTGATCTCTTGGGTGGCCAGCTGAAGCGCAATACGGCGGTGAAAGAGCCGCTGATCCGCGGCTGTGTCGTGGTTTTCGGGCTGGGTTCGGCCTCGGACGAACTGCTTCAGGCGGCAAAGTCGGTCGCGGATGCAAATGGCGTGATCCTGACCATGCATCAGTCCTTTGACCACCATGATGCCGGGGCCGATGCCGCGCGCCTGGGGAAACGGGCGATCTGCCATTATGCCGATCACGGTTTGCTGGGCGAGAATATGACGTTCAGCCATATGAATGATCTCGATCCCGATGAGGCGAAGCTGGCGGCAGAAGCCGGGGTGACGGCGGTCTGGTGCCCGGTGACCTCGATGAATCTGGGCGCGCAGGCGGCAAAACATGCAAGGCATCTCGAGATGCGCCGCCACGGCGCCAATGTCTCGCTCGCCAGCGACGGTGTTGCCTCCGGCTGTCGCTATGATGTGGGGTTTCAGGGGCTTGTCGCGCTTCTGGGCACCCGCGCCAAGGGCGACGGCCAGCAGATGACCGCGATGGATGTGCTGGAACTGGCCACCATCGGCGGTGCGAAAGCGGTGGGAATGGCAGCCGATCTTGGCTCGCTGGAACCGGGGAAATACGCCGATATCGTCATCCGCAGCACCGATCTGCCCGAGGCGCATCCATGGTCTGATCCGGTGCAGTCGCTGGTCTATAATTGCGGGTCAAAATCGGTCGACAGGGTGATCGTCAACGGCGTCCTCGTCTGGGCGGACGGTCACCCGCAGCTCGTTGATGCCGCGAAAGCCTATGACGAGGCGCGGCATTCGCATCTGCGGATGCTGGAGCGCCTCGATATGAAACCGCGATGGCAGGCCGATCCGCCGCAAAATACCGGCCTGAGCTGA
- a CDS encoding LysR family transcriptional regulator, whose product MDLRQLRYFVAVAEELHFRNAAQKLHISQPPLSQQIRQLEDYVGQALFNRDTKGVRLTPAGRRLLPHARRALKAAEIAFGAVQRAEGETLRLGFVSSSSVLLPGILKVFREAWPETELRLTEANSVRQGEMLLEGELDIALIRGPWRAPGFVTEEVSVDRLVLVLAEDHPGSAIRRCGWQIWPSSLLSSFPAISDRAISMPSWGPA is encoded by the coding sequence ATGGATCTGCGTCAGCTTAGATATTTCGTCGCCGTCGCGGAGGAGCTGCATTTCCGCAATGCAGCGCAAAAGCTTCATATCTCGCAGCCGCCCTTGTCCCAGCAGATCCGCCAGCTTGAGGATTATGTCGGGCAGGCACTGTTCAACCGTGACACAAAAGGGGTCAGGCTGACCCCTGCAGGGCGCCGGCTCCTTCCCCATGCGCGGCGCGCGCTCAAGGCCGCCGAGATCGCTTTCGGGGCCGTGCAGCGTGCCGAAGGCGAGACGCTCCGCCTCGGCTTTGTCAGCTCGTCCTCGGTGTTGCTGCCGGGGATCCTGAAAGTCTTCCGCGAGGCCTGGCCCGAAACCGAGCTTCGTCTGACCGAGGCGAATTCGGTGCGCCAGGGCGAGATGCTGCTGGAAGGCGAACTGGATATCGCCCTGATCCGGGGCCCTTGGCGTGCGCCTGGTTTTGTGACGGAAGAGGTGTCCGTTGACCGTCTCGTCCTTGTGCTGGCCGAAGATCATCCCGGGTCGGCGATCCGACGCTGCGGCTGGCAGATCTGGCCGTCGAGCCTTTTGTCTTCTTTTCCCGCGATATCGGACCGGGCTATTTCGATGCCGTCATGGGGGCCTGCATGA
- a CDS encoding TRAP transporter fused permease subunit, which produces MIEFLGIPYTHIMIAALVPAFMHFFGVLMQVHFEAKRQGLRGLSRDEMPKIWSILRRDWPTLFPFFVLVGVLMNGNTPYLAAFWGITFCIIIGLVNPRNRMTIADIFAAFVVGAKYALALAVGAAAATVGIIIGVFTLTGVSFKVAYIVTQTAGDWAGSLSAWIPFGIMTPEGLTLLLTLLLTAIVCIVMGTGVPTTANYLIMVTVAAPILAMLGVEQIVANFFVFYYGILADITPPVALCAYATAGIANSNPFTTGNTAFRLSMGKVMVPFVFSPSMLIMVQNFSWSEFTLAVYGCALGIIALSAAFPDYLTDRLYVWERWLLAIAAVLLVAPEIVTTLIGTAIFLPILLRPMLRRHSGSLPA; this is translated from the coding sequence ATGATCGAATTCCTCGGCATCCCCTATACCCATATCATGATCGCGGCCCTGGTGCCGGCCTTCATGCATTTTTTCGGCGTGCTGATGCAGGTTCATTTCGAGGCCAAACGTCAGGGCCTGCGCGGGCTGAGCCGGGATGAGATGCCGAAAATCTGGTCGATCCTCAGGCGCGACTGGCCGACGCTTTTCCCGTTCTTCGTGCTGGTCGGCGTGCTGATGAACGGCAATACGCCTTACCTTGCCGCCTTTTGGGGGATCACGTTCTGCATCATCATCGGTCTCGTCAATCCGCGCAACCGGATGACGATTGCCGATATCTTCGCGGCCTTTGTGGTCGGCGCGAAATATGCGCTGGCGCTGGCGGTGGGGGCGGCGGCGGCCACGGTCGGCATCATTATCGGCGTCTTCACCCTGACGGGTGTGTCGTTCAAGGTGGCTTATATCGTCACCCAGACCGCAGGCGACTGGGCCGGATCGCTGTCTGCCTGGATCCCCTTCGGTATCATGACACCCGAGGGCCTGACCCTGTTGCTGACGCTTTTGCTGACCGCAATCGTCTGTATCGTGATGGGGACCGGCGTTCCCACCACGGCGAACTATCTGATCATGGTGACGGTCGCGGCGCCGATCCTTGCCATGCTGGGTGTCGAGCAGATCGTGGCGAATTTCTTCGTCTTCTATTACGGCATCCTTGCCGACATCACGCCGCCGGTCGCGCTTTGTGCCTATGCCACGGCGGGGATTGCGAATTCGAACCCCTTCACCACCGGCAACACCGCGTTCCGGCTTTCGATGGGCAAGGTCATGGTGCCTTTCGTCTTCTCGCCCTCGATGCTGATCATGGTGCAGAACTTTTCATGGTCGGAATTCACCCTTGCGGTCTATGGCTGTGCCCTGGGGATCATCGCGCTTTCGGCGGCTTTCCCGGATTATCTGACCGACCGGCTTTATGTGTGGGAGCGCTGGCTCCTCGCGATCGCCGCCGTCCTGCTGGTCGCCCCCGAGATCGTCACCACCCTCATCGGCACGGCGATCTTCCTGCCGATCCTGCTGCGCCCGATGCTCCGCCGGCACAGCGGCAGCCTGCCGGCCTGA
- a CDS encoding TRAP transporter fused permease subunit, producing the protein MSDPHRQGAAEPRDIRPDEAEARALEEKFTVGLAAVALFSLSAFHYYTAGFGLMREVTHRAIHMSFVLALIFLVFAARRADDRLHRSSLWRPAGIPIYDWVMKAAAAVSTLYVPWVFPELAFRVGNPSMPDLVMGTTLIVVLLEATRRSMGWPLPVIAALMILYAIFGRQMPGMLVHPGASWSALVNHLYLTSQGIYGMPVGVVATYVFHFVLFGVLATRMGLGQLFIDAVTSIAGRYAGGPAKVAVLSSAMMGTITGSSIANAVTTGALTIPAMVRVGYQRHFAAAVEAAASTGGQITPPIMGPPPS; encoded by the coding sequence ATGAGCGATCCGCACAGACAAGGGGCGGCAGAGCCCCGCGACATCCGGCCTGACGAGGCAGAAGCCCGCGCGCTGGAAGAGAAATTCACAGTCGGCCTGGCGGCCGTGGCCCTTTTCAGTCTTTCGGCGTTTCATTATTACACCGCCGGCTTTGGCCTGATGCGCGAGGTGACGCATCGCGCCATCCATATGTCTTTCGTGCTGGCGCTGATCTTTCTGGTGTTTGCCGCCCGGCGTGCCGACGACCGGCTGCACCGCTCCAGTCTCTGGCGCCCGGCGGGAATTCCGATTTACGACTGGGTGATGAAGGCGGCCGCTGCCGTCTCGACGCTTTATGTGCCCTGGGTCTTCCCGGAGCTGGCCTTCCGGGTCGGCAATCCCTCGATGCCGGATCTGGTCATGGGCACCACGCTGATCGTCGTGCTGCTTGAGGCGACCCGCCGCTCGATGGGGTGGCCGTTGCCGGTGATTGCCGCGCTCATGATCCTGTACGCGATTTTCGGCCGCCAGATGCCCGGGATGCTGGTCCATCCCGGCGCAAGCTGGTCGGCGCTGGTGAACCACCTCTATCTGACGAGCCAGGGCATTTACGGCATGCCGGTGGGCGTGGTGGCGACCTATGTTTTCCATTTCGTGCTGTTCGGGGTGCTGGCGACCCGGATGGGGCTTGGCCAGCTGTTCATCGATGCCGTCACCTCGATTGCCGGGCGCTATGCCGGCGGGCCTGCCAAGGTCGCGGTGCTCTCATCGGCGATGATGGGAACGATCACCGGCTCGTCGATCGCAAATGCGGTCACAACCGGCGCGCTGACCATACCCGCCATGGTGCGGGTCGGCTATCAGCGCCACTTTGCCGCCGCTGTCGAGGCCGCCGCCTCAACCGGCGGGCAGATCACGCCGCCCATCATGGGGCCGCCGCCTTCCTGA
- a CDS encoding DAK2 domain-containing protein has protein sequence MARGKGNLGDKTVLDSLDAVARSLVGVPPEQMARVATASAGEVVEAFRSRPCLLGRARMFGERSVGLADPGQLAFQRILEGLHPA, from the coding sequence ATGGCGCGCGGCAAGGGAAATCTGGGTGACAAGACGGTGCTTGACAGTCTCGACGCAGTGGCGAGATCGCTTGTCGGGGTGCCACCGGAGCAGATGGCGCGCGTCGCAACCGCCAGCGCAGGCGAGGTCGTCGAGGCATTTCGGTCCCGACCCTGTCTTCTCGGCCGGGCCCGGATGTTTGGAGAGCGTTCGGTCGGACTTGCCGATCCCGGCCAGCTGGCATTTCAGCGGATCCTTGAAGGCTTGCATCCCGCTTAG
- a CDS encoding DAK2 domain-containing protein, whose translation MITVADLKAGLERVAAYTAGFSDELCRADGELGDGDLGITVANGFAEAARIDLPADFGLALLEVAKAFQRVSSSSYGTLIATGFMSAARELKGTDSLDPARIPALVGGGGMR comes from the coding sequence ATGATTACGGTTGCCGATCTGAAAGCGGGGCTGGAGCGGGTGGCAGCCTATACCGCCGGCTTTTCGGATGAACTTTGCCGCGCCGATGGCGAACTTGGCGACGGCGATCTGGGGATCACCGTCGCCAATGGATTTGCCGAGGCGGCGCGGATCGATCTCCCGGCTGATTTCGGTCTGGCACTTCTGGAAGTGGCAAAGGCCTTTCAGCGGGTGTCGTCCTCCTCCTATGGCACGCTGATTGCAACTGGATTCATGTCGGCAGCGCGGGAGCTGAAGGGCACTGACAGCCTTGATCCCGCCCGGATTCCGGCCCTCGTCGGAGGGGGCGGGATGCGATGA
- a CDS encoding dihydroxyacetone kinase subunit DhaK, with translation MLYRRLRARLDAIGVTVAGLLIGRYATSMEMTGLTLTVLKLDADLERWLKAPAHCAFWSVA, from the coding sequence ATCCTTTACCGCCGTCTCAGGGCCAGGCTCGACGCTATCGGGGTGACTGTAGCCGGGCTGCTGATCGGGCGTTACGCCACCTCGATGGAGATGACCGGCCTGACACTGACGGTACTTAAACTGGACGCGGATCTGGAGCGCTGGCTGAAGGCGCCGGCGCATTGTGCCTTCTGGAGCGTCGCATGA